The following coding sequences lie in one Musa acuminata AAA Group cultivar baxijiao chromosome BXJ1-8, Cavendish_Baxijiao_AAA, whole genome shotgun sequence genomic window:
- the LOC135588609 gene encoding pentatricopeptide repeat-containing protein At5g47360-like, with the protein MAAFSPFSRRLCSETHRLSSLLSRLLSSTTFAAIDDTASGFWRLLRSNSGHPSLERTLSRSLSNTKLTAPVVESVLRQSSAAATKDDDDRALALRFFVWAGLQPNHYHSAAAYVAACDALHLPRHPYFLSQLLDSYRAAAFPVCVKTFKILLNLCRHGNLPDEALALLRRMPEFNCRPDNSSYNTVLRLLADAGRGGAVAALLEEMTEARLIPDVTTYVTAVRGLSASGQIGAARGLHGQMRANGCVPNAVVYSALLDGACACGDLKSAMELLVEMERELEAACAPNVVTYTCLIKYLCDKGQLGDALGILDRMGQRGCSPNLVTIRTLVDGFCAQGHVNGAHELIGRVAGEGAVSTADCYSVLVVCLLRIQDIEGAEKVLGMMLEKGDRPNGLACNSLMRELCERRRFLDTCRVLEMEEKGLVCIDSDVYSRLLLGFCEEGHLNEALRLAAKVVERETPLQADCVDAVVEVLLESGEHALASHIMGLKQP; encoded by the coding sequence ATGGCTGCATTCTCCCCATTTTCTAGACGTCTGTGTTCCGAAACCCACCGCCTTTCCTCCCTCCTCTCTCGTCTCCTCTCCTCCACCACCTTCGCCGCGATCGACGACACTGCTTCTGGTTTCTGGCGCCTCCTCCGCTCCAACTCCGGGCACCCTTCCCTCGAGCGAACGCTCTCCCGCTCCCTCTCCAACACCAAGCTCACCGCCCCCGTCGTGGAATCGGTCCTCCGCCAGTCTTCCGCGGCCGCCACCAAGGATGACGACGACCGAGCGCTGGCGCTCCGCTTCTTCGTCTGGGCCGGCCTCCAACCCAACCATTACCATTCTGCCGCGGCCTACGTTGCCGCGTGCGACGCCCTCCACCTTCCCCGCCACCCCTACTTCCTGTCCCAACTCTTGGATTCCTACCGCGCCGCCGCATTCCCCGTCTGCGTTAAGACTTTCAAAATCCTCCTCAACCTTTGTCGCCACGGCAACCTTCCTGACGAGGCCCTCGCCCTCCTCCGTCGAATGCCGGAGTTCAACTGCCGCCCGGATAACTCCTCTTATAACACCGTCCTTCGCCTCCTGGCCGATGCTGGCCGTGGCGGAGCTGTGGCAGCTCTCTTGGAAGAGATGACAGAAGCCAGGTTGATCCCAGATGTGACAACTTACGTTACGGCCGTGCGAGGGCTGTCCGCCTCGGGCCAGATTGGAGCCGCCCGCGGCCTCCACGGCCAGATGCGGGCGAACGGGTGCGTGCCCAATGCGGTCGTTTACTCGGCTCTGCTCGATGGGGCTTGCGCCTGCGGTGATCTAAAGTCGGCGATGGAGCTTCTGGTTGAGATGGAGCGTGAATTGGAGGCGGCATGTGCACCAAATGTGGTGACCTATACCTGTTTGATCAAATACCTCTGCGACAAGGGTCAGCTAGGTGACGCATTGGGCATCCTAGACCGGATGgggcagagaggctgttctccaAACCTGGTGACAATTCGGACTCTGGTGGATGGCTTCTGCGCACAGGGGCATGTCAACGGAGCACACGAGCTGATCGGGAGGGTGGCTGGAGAAGGAGCGGTCTCGACGGCAGACTGCTATAGCGTGCTTGTCGTGTGCCTGTTGAGAATTCAGGACATCGAAGGTGCAGAGAAGGTACTTGGGATGATGCTGGAGAAGGGTGATCGACCGAACGGTCTGGCATGCAATTCTTTGATGAGGGAGCTATGTGAACGGAGGCGATTCCTGGACACATGCCGTGTCCTCGAGATGGAGGAGAAGGGGTTGGTCTGCATCGACTCTGATGTCTACTCTCGTCTTCTGCTAGGCTTTTGTGAGGAGGGTCATTTAAACGAGGCTCTGAGGTTGGCAGCAAAGGTTGTCGAGAGGGAGACTCCCTTGCAGGCTGATTGTGTTGATGCTGTCGTCGAGGTGTTATTGGAGTCTGGTGAACATGCCTTGGCATCACATATCATGGGACTGAAACAGCCATAG